A region of Deltaproteobacteria bacterium DNA encodes the following proteins:
- a CDS encoding SDR family oxidoreductase yields MDLGLTGKVALVAGASQGMGRAIAEGFAREGAKVSMCARGSEALEKAAEEIRKSTGGEVLATPADMSSYDDIRNYVEKSVEAFGRVDVIVNNAGGPPFGTFDALSEDDWMAAYNLSLMGTVRLTREAVPHMKKVGAGRIINITSYGVKEPIAGLILSNTFRTGVVGWARTLSRELGPDNILVNTVLPGRIDTERHHSLNVARAKRMNLPLEQVQQQSREEIPVKRFGQSEEVADLVVFLGSDRASYITGTAILIDGGLVRTLM; encoded by the coding sequence ATGGATCTGGGTTTGACAGGCAAGGTGGCGCTGGTGGCGGGCGCGAGCCAGGGGATGGGGCGGGCCATCGCCGAGGGTTTCGCCCGCGAGGGGGCCAAGGTGAGCATGTGCGCCCGCGGCAGCGAGGCGCTGGAGAAGGCCGCGGAGGAGATCCGCAAGTCCACCGGCGGCGAGGTCCTGGCCACGCCGGCGGACATGTCCAGCTACGACGACATCCGCAACTACGTGGAAAAGAGCGTCGAGGCCTTCGGGCGCGTGGACGTGATCGTGAACAACGCCGGCGGCCCTCCGTTCGGGACCTTCGACGCCCTGAGCGAGGACGACTGGATGGCGGCCTACAACCTGAGCCTCATGGGCACCGTGCGGCTCACCCGCGAGGCCGTGCCGCACATGAAGAAGGTGGGGGCGGGACGCATCATCAACATCACTTCCTACGGGGTCAAGGAGCCCATCGCCGGCCTGATCCTGTCCAACACGTTCCGCACGGGCGTCGTGGGCTGGGCGCGGACCTTGTCGCGCGAGCTGGGGCCGGACAACATCCTCGTCAACACGGTGCTGCCCGGCCGCATCGACACCGAGCGGCACCACAGCCTCAACGTGGCCCGGGCCAAGCGGATGAACCTGCCGCTGGAGCAGGTGCAGCAGCAGAGCCGGGAGGAGATCCCCGTGAAACGTTTCGGGCAGTCCGAGGAAGTGGCCGACCTGGTGGTCTTCCTCGGCTCCGACCGCGCGAGCTACATCACCGGCACGGCTATCCTGATCGACGGCGGGCTCGTCCGCACCCTCATGTAA
- a CDS encoding L,D-transpeptidase family protein, producing MERGKARDKFMRKWFWCVLLVYGLAAFPAPSMGEPWEPATAVFEYREPTDDETGESHASTIIGDRTTYIAEHKDTLLDVARRNHLGYTELMLANPGVDPWLPGKGTPVAIPSRWILPDAPREGIVLNIPEMRLYYYLPDSRVMTFPLGVGVEGQHTPAGKYRIRQKRENPTWYVPVSIQKERGPDQPKVVPPGPDNPLGKYWMRLDHTSYGIHGTNHPWAIGRRVTHGCIRLYPEDIAYLYSMVPEGTPTRVLYQHAKVGVRDGKAYFQVYRYGRATDSELMAILIGRIVSLKLDVDLRKLRELLPDLPDGAMTPLPPRETKPLMADTAAGTAS from the coding sequence GTGGAGCGGGGCAAGGCCAGGGACAAGTTCATGCGGAAATGGTTCTGGTGCGTTCTCCTCGTCTACGGACTCGCGGCTTTCCCCGCCCCTTCAATGGGGGAGCCGTGGGAGCCCGCTACCGCGGTTTTTGAATACCGTGAGCCCACCGACGACGAGACCGGCGAAAGTCACGCTTCCACGATCATCGGGGACCGGACGACGTACATCGCCGAACACAAGGACACCCTGCTCGACGTCGCCCGCCGGAACCACCTCGGCTACACGGAGCTGATGCTGGCCAACCCGGGCGTGGACCCCTGGCTGCCCGGCAAGGGCACGCCGGTGGCGATCCCGTCCCGGTGGATCCTTCCCGACGCCCCGCGCGAGGGCATCGTCCTCAACATCCCCGAGATGAGACTGTACTACTATCTGCCGGACTCCAGGGTGATGACGTTTCCGCTTGGGGTGGGCGTCGAGGGCCAGCACACGCCCGCGGGGAAGTACCGCATCCGGCAGAAGCGCGAGAACCCCACCTGGTACGTGCCGGTTTCGATCCAGAAAGAGCGGGGGCCGGACCAACCCAAGGTGGTCCCGCCGGGGCCTGACAACCCGTTGGGCAAGTACTGGATGCGCCTGGACCATACCAGCTATGGCATCCACGGCACCAACCACCCCTGGGCCATCGGCCGCCGCGTGACGCACGGCTGCATCCGCCTCTACCCCGAGGATATCGCCTACCTCTATTCCATGGTTCCGGAGGGGACGCCCACGCGCGTGCTCTACCAACACGCCAAGGTGGGTGTCCGGGACGGGAAGGCCTACTTCCAGGTCTACCGCTACGGGCGCGCCACCGACAGCGAGCTCATGGCCATCCTCATCGGGCGGATCGTCAGCCTCAAGCTCGACGTCGACCTGCGCAAGTTGCGGGAACTCCTGCCGGACCTGCCCGACGGCGCCATGACCCCCCTGCCGCCGCGGGAAACGAAACCCCTGATGGCGGATACCGCCGCGGGAACCGCCTCCTGA